The following are encoded together in the Lactuca sativa cultivar Salinas chromosome 1, Lsat_Salinas_v11, whole genome shotgun sequence genome:
- the LOC111894694 gene encoding pre-mRNA-processing protein 40A isoform X1 codes for MDNNPQNSGAQSLRPPAIGSIGSQSFGTNFSIQFRPVVPSQQGQAHAFMQSGSGSQQYRPQFSQPRPGQPPSSQAMPMSSYMQQQPNMPMSSSSSSSSSSYTFTAPSFGTNVSSQFQMQTPVGGQPWPSSGNQGPLAVAPMPQTGHQPTNQQALNVLHSSSQEASSDWQEYTAGDGRRYYYNKNTKQSSWEKPLELMTPLERADASTVWKEFTTAEGKKYYYNKDTKQSKWTIPEELKLAREQAEKEASRSSQTEMVTNPNAPAISTPSALDQSSVNDISSTIPRVASSPAPHNVGSESSSVAIPLNPAVVAASMIPPNLHSSPMKMEDSSSHGVPKTLDGVSTHDTEEAKKGMAVAGKVNTTQIEEKVVDDEPFIYASKQEAKVAFKALLEDANVEADWNWEQAMRVIINDKRYGALKTLGERKQAFNEYLMQRKKLEAEERRLRQRKAKEEFTKMLEESKELTSSMRWSKAMAMFEDDERYKAVDRPSDREDLFQNYLVDLQKKERAKAQEEQRQYRSEYKQFLETCGLIKVDTQWRKVQDRLEDDERCSRLDKIDRLEIFQEYIRDLEKEEDEQRKIKKEHIKRVERKNRDEFRKMMEEDVNSGTLTAKTQWRDYCQKVKESVAYQAVASNTSGSTPKDLFEDVAEELEKKYHDDKTRVKDAMKLKKVSVVPTWTFEDFKAAIEDDIISSLSDINLQLVYEDVVERAKEKEEKEAKKRQRLTKEFTDLLYDIKDITASSTWEECQPLFEETSEYRGIGDEGVAREAFEEYVARLVDKAKERERKREEDKVRKEEKERRKEKERREKEKEKEKRLKKDKDDSDSENLDMMMEITTTTTKEDKKRDKKHRKRHHHQQQQQDDNDDDATSDKDEREDLDSSSKKSSSRRHGKKSRKHASAYSPESDSRDSESKHKKQKRDSRKNGNGGGEELEDGELGAGEDGEIQ; via the exons TCTCTGCGGCCACCTGCAATCGGATCCATTGGCTCTCAAAGTTTTGGAACAAACTTTTCAATACAA TTCCGGCCTGTGGTTCCATCACAGCAAGGACAGGCACATGCGTTCATGCAGTCAGGTTCAGGCAGCCAGCAATATCGTCCTCAGTTTTCTCAACCAAGACCAGGTCAGCCTCCCTCATCACAAGCAATGCCAATGTCTTCTTATATGCAGCAGCAGCCAAACATGCCaatgtcttcttcttcttcttcttcttcttcttcatacaCT TTCACTGCCCCGTCGTTTGGGACAAATGTCTCTTCTCAGTTTCAGATGCAGACACCTGTTGGCGGACAACCTTGGCCGTCTTCTGGAAATCAAGGTCCACTAGCTGTTGCACCAATGCCACAAACTGGACATCAGCCCACAAATCAG CAGGCATTGAATGTTCTACATTCTTCTAGTCAAGAGGCATCATCAGATTGGCAAGAGTATACAGCTGGTGATGGAAGAAG ATATTATTACAATAAGAATACAAAGCAATCTTCTTGGGAGAAGCCTTTGGAGTTGATGACACCTCTGGAG AGGGCCGATGCCTCCACGGTTTGGAAAGAGTTCACAACTGCAGAGGGTAAAAA ATATTATTACAATAAGGATACAAAGCAGTCTAAATGGACGATACCTGAGGAATTAAAG TTGGCCCGTGAGCAGGCCGAGAAAGAAGCTTCTAGAAGTAGTCAAACTGAGATGGTGACTAATCCGAATGCTCCAGCCATTTCAACACCTTCTGCACTTGATCAATCTTCAGTTAATGACATTTCTTCAACAATACCCAGGGTGGCTTCAAGCCCTGCCCCCCATAATGTGGGATCTGAGTCATCATCTGTTGCAATCCCTCTTAATCCAGCAGTAGTTGCTGCTTCTATGATTCCTCCCAACTTACATTCTTCTCCAAT GAAGATGGAGGATTCATCTTCACATGGTGTTCCAAAAACCTTAGATGGAGTATCAACGCATGACACTGAG GAAGCCAAGAAGGGCATGGCAGTTGCTGGAAAAGTGAACACGACACAAATAGAGGAGAAAGTTGTGGATGATGAACCCTTTATCTATGCGAGTAAGCAG GAGGCAAAAGTTGCATTTAAAGCTTTATTGGAGGATGCAAATGTTGAGGCTGATTGGAACTGGGAGCAG GCAATGAGAGTGATCATAAATGATAAAAGATATGGTGCATTAAAAACACTTGGTGAACGGAAGCAGGCATTCAATGAg TATCTGATGCAAAGAAAGAAATTGGAGGCTGAGGAGAGGCGCTTGAGGCAAAGAAAAGCAAAAGAAGAGTTCACAAAGATGTTAGAA GAGTCCAAGGAATTGACATCATCCATGAGATGGAG CAAAGCCATGGCAATGTTTGAAGATGACGAGCGATATAAGGCTGTAGATCGACCTTCTGACAGAGAAGATCTTTTCCAAAACTACTTGGTTGATCTGCAGAAGAAA gaaAGAGCAAAAGCTCAAGAGGAGCAACGGCAGTACAGATCAGAGTACAAGCAGTTTTTGGAGACTTGTGGGTTGATTAAG GTGGATACTCAGTGGCGGAAAGTTCAAGATCGTTTGGAAGATGATGAAAGATGTTCGCGCCTTGATAAGATTGATCGCTTGGAGATTTTCCAA GAATATATCCGTGACCTGGAGAAGGAAGAAGACGAACAGAGGAAAATAAAAAAG GAACATATAAAAAGGGTGGAGCGTAAAAACCGTGATGAGTTTCGCAAGATGATGGAAGAGGATGTAAATTCGGGTACACTTACGGCTAAAACTCAATGGCGCGATTACTGTCAGAAG GTGAAGGAGTCTGTAGCTTATCAGGCTGTTGCTTCAAATACCTCTGGCTcaactccaaaagatttgtttGAGGATGTTGCTGAAGAGTTGGAGAAGAAG TACCACGACGATAAAACTCGTGTGAAAGATGCTATGAAATTGAAAAAG GTGAGTGTTGTGCCAACATGGACATTTGAAGATTTCAAGGCTGCTATTGAGGATGACATCATCTCGTCTTTATCAGATATTAATCTGCAG ctGGTGTATGAAGATGTAGTTGAGAGGGCCAAGGAGAAAGAGGAGAAGGAAGCCAAAAAGCGTCAGCGTCTTACCAAAGAATTCACTGACTTATTGTACGACATCAAG GATATAACTGCATCATCTACGTGGGAGGAGTGCCAGCCACTGTTTGAGGAAACCTCCGAATACAG AGGTATTGGTGATGAGGGGGTTGCTCGTGAGGCCTTTGAGGAATACGTGGCTCGTTTGGTTGATAAGGCAAAAGAGAGGGAACGCAAACGGGAGGAGGACAAG gtgAGAAAGGAGGAAAAGGAGAGGAGGAAGGAGAAAGAacggagagagaaagagaaggagAAAGAAAAGAGATTGAAGAAGGATAAGGATGATTCAGATAGTGAGAATTTGGATATGATGATGGAgattactaccaccaccaccaaagAGGATAAGAAAAGAGACAAAAAACATcgcaaaaggcatcaccaccagcagcagcagcaggatgataatgatgatgatgccaCTTCTGATAAGGACGAAAGGGAGGACTTGGACTCCTCCTCCAAGAAGTCATCATCGCGTAGACATGGCAAAAAATCAAGAAAG CATGCATCCGCATATTCACCTGAATCGGATAGCAGGGATAGTGAAAGCAAGCATAAAAAACAGAAAAGAGATTCCCGTAAAAATGGCAATGGTGGTGGTGAGGAGCTTGAAGATGGGGAACTCGGTGCGGGTGAGGATGGGGAAATCCAGTAG